Proteins found in one bacterium HR11 genomic segment:
- a CDS encoding Aspartate aminotransferase — translation MRIAERMSRLGTETAFEVLAAARLLEAQGRDIVHLEIGEPDFPTPDFIIEAAHRAMQEGQTHYGPAAGLPDLREAIAEHVSRTRQVEVSPEQVVVTPGAKPIIFYSVLALIEKGDEVILPDPGFPIYESVVRFVEGVPVMVPLRERLGFRWDLDELRAAVTPRTRMIILNSPHNPTGAVLTEEDLHGIAELALRHDLIVLADEIYSEILYEGTHKSILSIPGMAERTILLDGFSKTFAMTGWRLGYGVLPVALAPHVIRLIINSVSCTATFVQWAGLAALRGPRDEVRQMVEAFRKRRDFIVDGLNRIEGITCHRPQGAFYVFPNVQALGLRSSALATKLLREYGVAALSGTAFGAAGEGYLRLSYAASMETLQRGLERIRQAARDLRTHRSSAES, via the coding sequence ATGCGCATCGCCGAACGGATGAGCCGACTCGGGACGGAGACGGCCTTCGAGGTCCTGGCGGCCGCCCGTCTCTTGGAAGCCCAGGGCCGAGACATCGTGCACCTGGAGATCGGGGAACCCGACTTCCCGACGCCCGACTTCATCATCGAGGCGGCCCATCGGGCCATGCAGGAGGGTCAGACCCACTACGGACCGGCCGCCGGTCTGCCGGACCTGCGGGAGGCCATCGCCGAACACGTGAGCCGCACCCGACAGGTCGAGGTCTCGCCCGAGCAGGTCGTCGTCACACCGGGGGCGAAACCCATCATCTTCTATTCGGTCCTCGCCCTGATCGAAAAAGGCGACGAGGTCATCCTCCCGGACCCCGGCTTTCCTATCTATGAGTCGGTCGTCCGCTTTGTCGAGGGCGTCCCCGTGATGGTCCCCCTGCGGGAACGGCTCGGGTTCCGATGGGACCTGGACGAGCTCCGGGCCGCCGTCACGCCCCGCACCCGGATGATCATCCTGAACTCGCCCCACAACCCGACGGGCGCCGTCCTGACCGAGGAGGACCTCCACGGGATCGCCGAGCTCGCCCTTCGGCACGACCTGATCGTCCTGGCCGACGAGATCTACTCGGAAATCCTGTACGAGGGGACCCACAAGAGCATCCTGTCCATCCCGGGGATGGCCGAGCGGACGATCCTCCTGGACGGCTTCTCGAAGACCTTCGCCATGACGGGGTGGCGCTTGGGATACGGCGTCCTGCCCGTCGCTTTGGCACCTCACGTCATCCGTCTGATCATCAACAGCGTCTCGTGCACGGCGACTTTCGTCCAGTGGGCCGGCCTGGCCGCCCTGCGGGGGCCCCGGGACGAGGTCCGTCAGATGGTCGAGGCCTTCCGCAAGCGGCGGGACTTCATCGTCGACGGTCTGAATCGCATCGAGGGCATCACGTGCCATCGGCCCCAGGGGGCCTTCTACGTATTCCCCAACGTGCAGGCCCTGGGCCTGCGGAGTAGCGCCCTGGCGACGAAGCTCCTGCGAGAGTACGGCGTGGCCGCCCTGTCGGGGACGGCCTTTGGGGCGGCCGGCGAGGGCTACCTGCGGCTTTCCTATGCCGCCTCGATGGAGACCCTCCAGAGGGGCCTCGAACGCATCCGCCAGGCCGCCCGGGACCTGCGCACCCATCGGTCGTCGGCCGAGTCGTGA
- the nrdZ gene encoding Vitamin B12-dependent ribonucleoside-diphosphate reductase: MKLSRLDTWTFDQAWTRAEAFFQGDALRAEVFLYRYALRDLEGRWLEPTPEFMWRRLARTMARVEKDRATWEKNFRDLLEDFRFVPGGRILFGASNPRSATLFNCYFIPIQADSIYGITRWMFEAAKTYGMGGGVGTNADVLRPRGAKVRNAGLESSGSVSFMEVFSTLTGVMGASGGRRGALMITLRVDHPDVLEFITAKSDPERRHIRNANISVRVSDAFMEALAHDGRVRLWFQTPHETIERFVPARQIWQALVESAWASAEPGVLFWDQVVRRSTTQYNGMEVQGVNVCGEVPMEPYGACNLGSINLAAFVRAPFTDGADLDWDRLAETVRRAVRFLDDVIDVGAPRHPLRAQRRASERSRRVGLGIMGLADCMVMLNVVYGSPECIRWVDRILAFIKEAAYQASIDLAREKGPFPAFDARQHEKSPYIQELPAPIRRGIQTYGLRNCALLAIAPTGSISILAGTSSGIEPIFALQYLRHVAGQAYEVEHPLVRRYRQMYGASSPLPPAFVAAHQVDPEARVELQAAAQRHVDQSISSTVNLPEDTPVSTVERLYWKAWELGCKGITVFREGSRASVVEPLHEERGVYRVEAEPPLGVCVVCEVPAPSRR; encoded by the coding sequence ATGAAGCTTTCAAGGCTGGACACTTGGACTTTCGACCAGGCGTGGACCCGGGCCGAAGCCTTTTTCCAGGGGGATGCCCTCCGGGCCGAGGTCTTCCTGTACCGGTACGCCCTCCGGGACCTGGAGGGTCGGTGGCTCGAGCCGACGCCGGAGTTCATGTGGCGGCGGCTGGCCCGGACGATGGCCCGGGTCGAGAAGGACCGAGCCACGTGGGAAAAAAACTTCCGGGACCTCTTAGAGGACTTCCGGTTTGTCCCGGGGGGCCGCATCTTATTCGGGGCCAGCAATCCCCGGTCGGCGACCCTGTTCAACTGCTACTTCATCCCGATCCAAGCTGACTCCATCTATGGGATCACGCGCTGGATGTTCGAGGCGGCCAAGACCTACGGGATGGGCGGCGGAGTCGGCACGAACGCCGACGTCTTACGCCCCCGGGGGGCCAAGGTCCGGAATGCCGGCCTGGAGAGTTCGGGGTCCGTCAGCTTCATGGAGGTCTTCTCGACCCTGACGGGCGTGATGGGGGCCTCGGGCGGCCGCCGGGGGGCGCTCATGATCACGCTCCGGGTCGACCACCCGGACGTGCTGGAGTTCATCACGGCGAAGAGTGACCCCGAGCGGCGGCACATCCGGAATGCGAACATCTCGGTGCGGGTCTCCGACGCCTTCATGGAGGCGCTGGCCCACGACGGTCGGGTCCGGCTGTGGTTTCAGACGCCGCATGAGACCATCGAGCGCTTCGTCCCGGCCCGGCAGATTTGGCAGGCCCTCGTCGAATCGGCCTGGGCCTCGGCCGAGCCGGGGGTCTTGTTCTGGGACCAGGTCGTCCGGCGCTCGACGACGCAGTACAACGGCATGGAGGTCCAGGGCGTGAACGTCTGCGGCGAGGTCCCGATGGAGCCGTACGGGGCCTGCAACCTGGGGAGCATCAACTTGGCGGCCTTTGTGCGGGCACCCTTCACGGACGGGGCCGACCTCGACTGGGACCGGCTGGCCGAGACGGTCCGTCGGGCCGTCCGATTCCTGGACGACGTCATCGACGTCGGGGCGCCGCGGCATCCGCTTCGGGCCCAGCGGCGGGCCTCCGAGCGGTCCCGCCGGGTCGGTCTGGGCATCATGGGTCTGGCCGACTGCATGGTCATGCTGAACGTCGTGTACGGGTCGCCCGAGTGCATCCGGTGGGTCGACCGGATCTTGGCCTTCATCAAGGAGGCCGCTTATCAGGCCAGCATCGACCTGGCGCGGGAGAAGGGCCCCTTCCCGGCTTTCGACGCCCGGCAACACGAGAAGAGTCCTTACATTCAGGAGCTCCCGGCACCCATCCGGCGGGGCATTCAGACGTACGGCCTGCGGAACTGTGCCCTCCTGGCCATCGCCCCGACGGGTTCGATCTCGATCCTGGCCGGGACGTCCAGCGGCATCGAGCCGATCTTCGCCCTTCAGTACCTGCGCCACGTGGCCGGCCAGGCTTACGAAGTCGAGCACCCGCTGGTCCGTCGATATCGGCAGATGTACGGGGCGTCGAGTCCTCTCCCGCCGGCCTTTGTGGCGGCCCATCAGGTCGACCCCGAGGCCCGGGTCGAGCTTCAGGCCGCCGCCCAGCGGCACGTGGACCAGAGTATCTCGTCGACCGTCAACCTCCCGGAGGACACGCCGGTCTCGACCGTCGAGCGCCTCTACTGGAAGGCCTGGGAACTCGGCTGTAAGGGCATCACGGTCTTCCGGGAGGGGAGCCGGGCTTCGGTCGTCGAGCCCCTGCATGAGGAGAGGGGCGTCTACCGGGTCGAGGCGGAGCCGCCTCTCGGCGTCTGCGTCGTCTGCGAGGTCCCGGCCCCGTCCCGCCGATGA
- the hutI_2 gene encoding Imidazolonepropionase, translated as MVGPPKGERPIRPWRVGATVVLALVLGVAGLRAEGPAVVVKAGRLWDGLRDTLQTNVWVVIRDGVIREVRTDGRVPSDATVLDLSDATVLPGLIDGHTHIFLQGDPTLASYAEQILQESIPYRTIRAVVAARTALEHGFTTLRDLGTEGAMYADADVKKAIERGVIPGPRLFISTRAISSTGTYPLLGYAWELSLPSGVEVADGPEAIRRAVRTQVAQGADWIKFYADRSYFIGADGRLRSWVNFTDEEMALLVREAHLRGRKVAAHAIGWDGIDAALRAGVDSIEHGDGLTEDLMERMVRQGVYWCPTLTVLLYVAEPRAREGRPVYREMIALQRQAFRQALARGVRIAFGTDAGGFPWNEIHQAREFELMVEYGMTPLQALRSATRVAAEMLGMGSELGAVAPGYRADLIAVPGDPLRDVRVLQQVRWVMKDGRVVYGTPEAGKGR; from the coding sequence ATGGTCGGGCCGCCGAAAGGGGAGCGACCCATCCGGCCGTGGCGAGTCGGGGCGACGGTCGTCCTGGCTCTGGTCTTGGGCGTTGCGGGGCTCAGGGCCGAGGGACCGGCGGTCGTCGTAAAGGCGGGCCGGCTCTGGGACGGCCTTCGGGACACGCTCCAGACGAACGTCTGGGTCGTCATCCGGGACGGCGTCATCCGGGAAGTCCGGACCGACGGGCGCGTGCCGTCCGATGCGACGGTCCTCGACCTCTCGGACGCGACGGTCCTGCCGGGTCTCATCGACGGCCATACCCACATCTTCCTCCAGGGCGACCCGACCCTGGCCTCGTATGCCGAGCAAATCCTACAGGAATCTATCCCCTACCGGACGATTCGGGCCGTCGTGGCCGCCCGGACGGCCCTGGAGCATGGTTTTACGACCCTCCGGGACCTGGGCACGGAGGGGGCGATGTACGCCGACGCCGACGTCAAAAAGGCTATCGAGCGGGGCGTCATCCCGGGCCCCCGGCTGTTCATCTCGACCCGGGCCATCTCGTCGACGGGCACCTATCCCCTCCTGGGGTATGCCTGGGAACTGAGCCTGCCCAGCGGCGTCGAGGTCGCCGACGGGCCTGAGGCCATCCGTCGGGCCGTGCGGACCCAGGTCGCTCAGGGCGCCGACTGGATCAAGTTCTACGCCGACCGGTCCTACTTCATCGGGGCCGACGGCCGTCTGCGGTCATGGGTCAACTTCACCGACGAGGAGATGGCCCTGCTCGTCCGAGAAGCCCACCTCCGGGGCCGAAAGGTCGCCGCCCACGCCATCGGATGGGACGGCATCGACGCCGCCTTGCGAGCCGGCGTCGACTCCATCGAGCACGGAGATGGCCTGACCGAGGACCTGATGGAACGGATGGTCCGCCAGGGCGTTTACTGGTGCCCGACCCTCACGGTCCTCCTCTATGTGGCCGAGCCCCGGGCCCGGGAGGGCCGCCCCGTCTATCGGGAGATGATCGCCCTCCAGCGGCAGGCCTTTCGCCAAGCCCTGGCCCGGGGCGTCCGCATCGCCTTCGGGACGGACGCCGGCGGCTTCCCCTGGAACGAGATCCACCAGGCTCGGGAGTTTGAGCTTATGGTCGAGTACGGCATGACGCCCCTGCAGGCCCTCCGGTCGGCGACCCGCGTGGCGGCCGAGATGCTGGGCATGGGGTCCGAACTCGGGGCCGTCGCCCCGGGCTATCGGGCCGACCTCATCGCCGTCCCCGGCGACCCCCTTCGGGACGTGCGGGTCCTCCAGCAGGTGCGGTGGGTCATGAAGGACGGACGGGTCGTGTACGGGACCCCCGAGGCGGGGAAGGGCCGATGA
- the lolE gene encoding Lipoprotein-releasing system transmembrane protein LolE: protein MHWTAWVAWRLVRSRAGRLITLTGWAAVTGVFLGVAALVIAMALMTGFQQDLKAKLLGGIPHVTLTGLTPESLPRVLDRLDEVRRLPTIRGAFPAVYGQGLLVSPYGSLGVLIKGIPSEARPEIPVLARLVGGRWDGLTARDGIVVGRGLAQRLGVWAGDSVRLVIPDSVASPMGLLPRMPRVHVAAVFQSDMYEFDNTWVFTHIDLARRLFQPPGGASAVELMLDDVDRAPQVARQVAERFRAAGVVAETWMDQNRALFAALQLEKWMLFVAITLIVVVASFNIVTHLALMVHEKRSRIAMMMAMGADGRAVQRVFLYQGLVLGLTGIVAGLIVGGAASFVLDRYHLIRLPAEVYFIPYLPFRLRWLDALWIALVTAGIVTLSAWFPARQATRLRPAEILRSPP from the coding sequence ATGCATTGGACGGCGTGGGTCGCATGGCGTTTGGTCCGGAGCCGCGCCGGGCGGCTCATCACGCTGACCGGCTGGGCGGCCGTCACGGGCGTGTTCCTGGGCGTCGCCGCCCTGGTCATCGCCATGGCCCTGATGACGGGTTTTCAGCAGGACCTGAAGGCGAAGCTCCTCGGCGGAATCCCCCACGTGACCCTGACGGGCCTGACGCCCGAGAGTCTCCCTCGGGTCCTGGACCGGCTGGACGAGGTCCGACGTCTGCCGACCATCCGGGGCGCCTTTCCGGCCGTGTACGGCCAGGGCCTGCTGGTCAGCCCCTACGGCAGTCTGGGGGTCCTCATTAAGGGCATCCCTTCGGAAGCCCGGCCCGAGATTCCCGTCCTGGCCCGCCTCGTCGGCGGCCGATGGGACGGCCTGACGGCTCGGGACGGCATCGTCGTCGGGCGGGGCCTGGCCCAGCGCCTGGGCGTCTGGGCCGGCGACAGCGTTCGACTCGTGATCCCCGACAGCGTGGCATCCCCGATGGGGCTCCTGCCCCGGATGCCCCGGGTCCACGTCGCCGCCGTCTTCCAGTCCGATATGTACGAGTTCGACAACACGTGGGTCTTCACGCACATCGACCTGGCCCGGCGGCTGTTCCAGCCCCCGGGCGGGGCGTCGGCCGTCGAGCTCATGCTGGACGACGTCGACCGGGCGCCCCAGGTCGCCCGCCAGGTCGCCGAACGGTTCCGGGCCGCCGGCGTCGTGGCGGAGACGTGGATGGACCAGAACCGGGCCCTCTTTGCGGCTCTCCAGTTGGAGAAGTGGATGCTCTTTGTAGCCATCACGCTGATCGTCGTCGTGGCGTCTTTCAACATCGTCACGCACCTGGCCCTGATGGTCCACGAGAAGCGAAGCCGGATCGCCATGATGATGGCGATGGGGGCCGACGGGCGGGCCGTCCAGCGGGTGTTCCTGTATCAGGGCCTCGTCCTGGGGCTGACGGGCATCGTCGCCGGCCTCATCGTCGGCGGGGCGGCCAGCTTCGTCCTGGACCGCTACCATCTCATCCGACTCCCGGCCGAGGTGTACTTCATCCCGTACCTGCCCTTTCGGCTTCGGTGGCTCGATGCCCTGTGGATCGCCCTCGTGACGGCCGGGATCGTGACGCTTTCGGCGTGGTTCCCGGCCCGGCAGGCGACCCGGCTCCGGCCGGCCGAAATCCTGCGGTCCCCGCCGTGA
- the cckA_3 gene encoding Sensor kinase CckA → MPEGGRLTFRLTRVEVPPERKPPLPGMAPGTWVAVEVTDTGVGILPEVLPRIFEPFFTTKRPGQGTGLGLAQVYGIVQQHGGHIGVRSYPGEGTTFILYLPYRAPEDRAEARPAALETVEFRGTVLLVEDEPKVLEVTRDMLESLGFQVLAVSSPTEALRLYEARRPEITLVLSDAVMPEMSGPELLAALRARDPDVRVVFMSGYPLGSAPGTPPATDVPWVQKPFRRDALAEALRAALRRTRKA, encoded by the coding sequence ATGCCGGAGGGCGGCCGGTTGACCTTCCGGCTGACCCGGGTCGAGGTCCCGCCCGAACGGAAGCCGCCCCTGCCAGGGATGGCCCCCGGGACGTGGGTCGCCGTCGAGGTCACGGACACGGGCGTCGGGATTTTGCCGGAGGTCCTGCCGCGCATTTTTGAGCCTTTCTTTACGACCAAGCGGCCGGGTCAGGGGACGGGCCTCGGTCTGGCGCAGGTGTATGGCATCGTCCAACAGCATGGGGGCCACATCGGCGTCCGGAGCTATCCGGGGGAGGGGACCACTTTCATCCTCTATCTGCCCTATCGAGCGCCGGAGGACCGGGCCGAGGCCCGGCCGGCGGCGCTGGAAACCGTCGAATTCCGCGGGACGGTCCTGCTCGTCGAGGACGAGCCGAAGGTCCTGGAGGTGACCCGGGACATGCTGGAGTCGCTGGGCTTTCAGGTCCTGGCCGTCTCGAGTCCGACCGAGGCCTTGCGGCTGTACGAGGCCCGCCGGCCGGAAATCACGCTGGTCCTGTCGGACGCCGTCATGCCGGAGATGAGCGGACCGGAGCTCCTGGCGGCCCTGCGGGCCCGGGACCCGGACGTCCGGGTCGTCTTCATGAGCGGCTATCCCCTGGGGAGCGCGCCCGGGACTCCGCCGGCGACGGACGTCCCGTGGGTCCAGAAGCCCTTCCGGCGGGACGCCCTGGCCGAGGCTCTTCGGGCGGCCTTGCGCCGGACCCGCAAAGCATGA